Proteins encoded in a region of the Anopheles aquasalis chromosome 2, idAnoAquaMG_Q_19, whole genome shotgun sequence genome:
- the LOC126580835 gene encoding uncharacterized protein LOC126580835 has translation MDTLDGVPRSVLGYPVKTRTQIVMTFLVPVIFEMLVYIVLTTADVLVTIEHFRNGNTGWGWTTLALIWLPSFVCFCSIISTPERWPEAIGCDERTGRFVFKNLAILLLFPLAALYRFNRRIFWSVEALFHDKGSYGRAQSVAKILETSPCELYHFLQAFLQAAPQMLLQLYILLRDDTFRNYDTVTAQVISVIFSFLTMATIITTFQRFESQKIVGRCYPWSTVEQTCARRKQLLRTTSTVESALAAKTPSIAPEADPIVPNIMRNFYSKYGLEDNENNDDDQQSFYRVPPLTPGSQRKTLNVDAINFDRQQSKGYRDPYANFTDDDKVGASVSDTVDGDRQSQSPSMRFGRSVSFKLHDTEQELKAMEQYLHGDGGGDGNGALDSIAEADSDDEYLKPDNFDAVPKRAAPPTPEASHNVFHRMSVFRNMLLYNAEAFIKERVPRLPEKMFDHSEATTADQVDGDIISLPSRRQTIVGLEQDDMVGKAVTFVGWVLFLLMRMLSLSVFYVFFPLYFWMVCCNHYLLMIACIVYEVRTHEKLERYFFYLFLAYMYVFSLLEFKIRFVHVRWWYIGYIGIVLLENVAMLVLWFNLGEFESWWFYFLHHTTIASGALSVMCFFFYYAFLRPKEKVLFVNENP, from the exons ATGGACACTCTCGACGGTGTGCCCAGGTCGGTGCTCGGTTATCCGGTCAAGACGCGAACACAGATCGTGATGACCTTTCTCGTGCCGGTCATCTTCGAGATGCTGGTCTACATTGTGCTAACGACGGCCGACGTGCTAGTGACGATCGAACACTTTCGCAACGGTAACACCGGCTGGGGTTGGACGACACTCGCCCTTATCTGGTTGCCTTCCTTcgtctgcttctgctccatcATTTCCACACCCGAACGCTGGCCGGAAGCGATAGGGTGCGATGAGCGGACCGGTCGATTCGTGTTCAAAAATTTGGCCATACTTTTGCTCTTCCCACTGGCGGCCCTCTATCG CTTCAATCGGCGCATCTTCTGGAGTGTTGAGGCCCTGTTTCATGACAAAGGCTCCTACGGACGGGCACAATCGGTAGCAAAGATACTGGAAACTTCACCCTGCGAGCTATACCACTTCCTGCAGGCCTTCCTACAGGCCGCCCCACAAATGTTGCTCCAGCTTTACATCCTTCTGCGCGACGATACATTCCGGAACTACGACACAGTGACGGCACAGGTGATCAGCGtgatcttctccttcctcacgatggccaccatcatcaccacgttCCAGCGCTTCGAAAGTCAAAAGATCGTAGGCCGCTGCTATCCGTGGAGTACGGTCGAGCAGACGTGCGCCAGGCGGAAACAGTTACTTCGCACGACGAGCACCGTCGAAAGTGCGTTGGCCGCCAAAACCCCCTCGATCGCGCCGGAGGCGGATCCGATTGTGCCGAACATTATGCGGAACTTTTACTCCAAGTATGGCCTTGAGGATAACGAGAATAACGATGACGATCAGCAGTCCTTCTACCGTGTACCACCGCTAACACCCGGTAGCCAACGGAAAACACTCAACGTCGATGCGATCAACTTTGATCGCCAGCAATCAAAGGGTTACCGCGATCCGTATGCCAACTTTACCGATGACGATAAGGTTGGTGCCAGTGTTTCCGATACGGTGGACGGTGATCGACAATCGCAATCGCCATCGATGCGATTCGGACGAAGCGTTAGCTTCAAGCTGCACGATACCGAGCAGGAACTGAAAGCGATGGAACAGTATCTccatggcgacggtggtggcgacggaaATGGTGCCCTGGATAGCATTGCCGAAGCGGACAGTGACGATGAGTACCTGAAGCCGGACAACTTTGATGCCGTCCCGAAGCGAGCTGCTCCTCCAACACCCGAAGCCAGCCATAATGTCTTTCACCGCATGTCCGTCTTCCGGAATATGCTGCTGTACAATGCGGAAGCCTTCATCAAGGAGCGCGTACCGAGGCTACCGGAGAAAATGTTCGATCATTCCGAGGCGACGACTGCAGATCAGGTCGATGGGGACATCATATCGCTACCATCCCGCCGGCAAACCATCGTCGGGCTGGAGCAGGACGATATGGTCGGTAAGGCGGTAACGTTCGTCGGCTGggtgctgttcctgctgatgCGCATGCTGTCACTGTCcgtgttttatgtgtttttccCGCTCTACTTCTGGATGGTGTGCTGCAACCACTATCTGCTCATGATCGCCTGCATCGTGTACGAGGTGCGGACACACGAGAAGCTCGAACGATACTTTTTCTACCTCTTCCTCGCCTACATGTACGTGTTTTCGTTGCTCGAATTCAAAATACGCTTCGTCCACGTGCGTTGGTGGTACATCGGCTACATCGGGATCGTGCTGCTCGAGAACGTGgccatgctggtgctgtggttcAACCTGGGCGAGTTCGAGTCCTGGTGGTTCTACTTCCTGCACCATACCACCATCGCTAGCGGGGCGCTGAGCGTGATgtgcttctttttctattaCGCCTTCCTGCGACCGAAGGAGAAGGTACTGTTCGTTAATGAAAATCCGTAA